One part of the Polycyclovorans algicola TG408 genome encodes these proteins:
- a CDS encoding acyl-CoA dehydrogenase family protein: MDFSPNSDHQAIRDGVGAVVKSFGDEYWLARDEDGVFPTEFHRAMADGGWLGLTMPEEYGGSGLGVTEAMVMMHEVGSHGGGMAATSSVHINLFGPHPIIVMGTHEQKERWIPNLVAGKDQCCFGFTEPNAGLNTTAIKTFARKVDGGYIVDGQKVWTSTAQVANKVMLLTRTTKLEDCKKPTDGITIFYTDLDRSKIEVKKIPKMGRKAVDSNSIFIDGLFIPDEDRIGEEGKGFKYILHSLNPERVLIGVEAIAIGQDALRRASQYAKERVVFNRQIGMNQGIQHPLAENWMALEAAYLMVQKAAWLYDNDQPCGAEANAGKFLGARAGYDACLQAVLTHGGFGYAKEYHVERLLREVTVTRIAPITEQMIMSFIAEKVLGQPKSY; encoded by the coding sequence ATGGATTTCTCCCCCAATTCGGATCATCAGGCCATCCGTGACGGTGTCGGCGCCGTCGTTAAATCGTTTGGCGACGAGTACTGGCTGGCACGCGACGAGGACGGCGTATTCCCAACGGAGTTCCACCGCGCCATGGCAGACGGCGGCTGGCTGGGCCTGACCATGCCCGAAGAATACGGCGGCTCCGGCCTGGGCGTCACCGAGGCCATGGTGATGATGCATGAGGTGGGCAGCCACGGCGGTGGCATGGCCGCGACCTCATCAGTGCACATCAACCTGTTCGGGCCCCACCCGATCATCGTGATGGGCACCCATGAACAGAAAGAGCGGTGGATTCCGAACCTGGTGGCGGGCAAGGACCAGTGCTGCTTCGGCTTTACCGAGCCCAACGCCGGCCTCAACACCACCGCGATCAAGACCTTCGCCCGCAAAGTCGACGGCGGCTACATCGTCGACGGACAGAAGGTGTGGACCTCGACCGCGCAGGTCGCCAACAAGGTCATGTTGCTGACCCGCACCACCAAGCTCGAAGACTGCAAGAAGCCCACCGACGGCATCACCATCTTTTATACCGACCTCGACCGCAGCAAGATCGAAGTCAAGAAAATCCCCAAGATGGGCCGCAAGGCAGTCGACTCCAACTCAATCTTCATCGACGGTTTGTTCATCCCCGATGAAGATCGTATTGGTGAGGAAGGCAAGGGCTTCAAATACATCCTGCACAGCCTCAACCCGGAACGCGTGCTAATCGGGGTCGAAGCCATCGCGATTGGCCAGGACGCGCTGCGTCGTGCCTCGCAGTACGCCAAGGAGCGCGTGGTCTTCAACCGTCAGATCGGTATGAACCAGGGCATTCAGCACCCGCTCGCCGAAAACTGGATGGCGTTGGAAGCCGCCTATCTGATGGTGCAGAAGGCCGCGTGGCTCTACGACAACGACCAGCCCTGCGGTGCCGAAGCCAACGCCGGCAAGTTTCTCGGCGCGCGTGCGGGCTATGACGCCTGCCTGCAGGCGGTGCTGACCCACGGCGGCTTTGGTTATGCCAAGGAGTACCACGTCGAACGATTGCTGCGCGAGGTCACGGTGACCCGCATCGCGCCGATTACCGAGCAGATGATCATGTCGTTTATCGCCGAAAAAGTGCTCGGTCAGCCCAAATCTTACTGA
- a CDS encoding acyl-CoA dehydrogenase family protein, producing the protein MFQRKLFNEEHEMFRDSVRKFIEKEIAPYHEQWEHDGVVPREVWLKAGEAGMLCCTVPEEYGGLGLDYLFDVIVFEEIARCGYTGPGFLIHCDLVATYVKSFGTEEQKKHWLPKMVSGEAIGSLGMTEPHAGSDLRNIRTKAVRDGDDYVINGQKVFISNGQMCDVLVLATKVGDDAEKGAVTLFLVDASLPGFKRGRNLDKLGLKAQDTSELFFEDLRVPASAMLGKPGQGFPLMMTKLSQERLAQAIRSATVSEHLVQITAEYTADRKAFGKTIADFQNTQFKLAELKTEAVIGRVFTDSCIEKFMAGELDPVDAAMAKMWLSNLHCKIADECLQLFGGWGYMWEYPICRAYADARIVKIAGGSIEIMKHIIAKDMFSRIKRGETA; encoded by the coding sequence ATGTTCCAGAGAAAATTGTTCAACGAAGAACACGAGATGTTTCGCGACTCCGTTCGCAAGTTCATTGAAAAAGAGATCGCGCCCTACCATGAGCAGTGGGAACACGACGGCGTGGTCCCCCGCGAGGTCTGGCTGAAAGCGGGTGAAGCCGGCATGTTGTGCTGCACCGTGCCCGAGGAGTACGGCGGGCTCGGGCTTGATTACCTGTTTGACGTCATCGTCTTCGAAGAAATCGCCCGCTGCGGCTACACCGGCCCGGGCTTTCTCATTCACTGCGATCTGGTCGCGACCTATGTGAAATCCTTCGGCACCGAAGAGCAGAAAAAGCACTGGCTGCCGAAGATGGTTTCGGGTGAGGCCATCGGCTCGCTCGGCATGACCGAACCGCATGCCGGCTCCGACCTGCGCAACATCCGCACCAAAGCGGTTCGCGACGGCGACGACTACGTCATCAACGGTCAGAAGGTGTTCATCTCCAACGGTCAGATGTGCGACGTGCTGGTGCTGGCCACGAAGGTCGGCGACGACGCCGAGAAAGGCGCCGTGACGCTGTTCCTGGTCGATGCCTCGCTGCCCGGTTTCAAGCGTGGCCGCAATCTCGACAAGCTGGGTCTGAAGGCGCAGGACACCTCCGAACTGTTCTTCGAAGACCTGCGCGTGCCAGCCAGCGCCATGCTCGGCAAGCCCGGCCAGGGCTTCCCGCTGATGATGACCAAGTTGTCGCAGGAACGGCTGGCCCAGGCGATCCGCTCAGCCACCGTGTCGGAGCACCTGGTGCAGATCACCGCCGAGTACACCGCTGATCGCAAGGCTTTCGGCAAAACCATTGCCGACTTCCAGAACACCCAGTTCAAGCTCGCCGAGCTGAAAACCGAGGCGGTCATTGGCCGGGTGTTTACCGACAGCTGCATCGAAAAGTTCATGGCCGGCGAGCTCGATCCCGTCGATGCCGCGATGGCAAAAATGTGGCTCTCGAACCTGCACTGCAAGATTGCCGATGAATGTCTGCAACTGTTCGGCGGTTGGGGTTACATGTGGGAATACCCGATCTGCCGCGCCTATGCCGACGCGCGCATCGTCAAGATCGCTGGCGGCTCCATCGAGATCATGAAACACATCATCGCCAAGGACATGTTCAGTCGCATCAAACGCGGTGAAACGGCGTAA